In a single window of the Eshraghiella crossota genome:
- a CDS encoding DUF362 domain-containing protein yields the protein MAYVISDSCVSCGSCAGGCPAGAISLGDSHYEIDADTCLSCGACESACPVGAISAN from the coding sequence ATGGCATACGTTATTTCAGATTCTTGTGTAAGTTGTGGTTCATGTGCCGGAGGATGTCCAGCAGGAGCTATCTCTCTTGGTGATTCACATTATGAAATAGATGCAGATACATGTCTCTCATGCGGAGCTTGCGAATCTGCTTGTCCTGTAGGCGCTATTTCAGCTAACTAA
- a CDS encoding DUF1858 domain-containing protein — translation MAQINKDMIIHDIIQIDTDIIPILLDAGMHCVGCPSAQGESLEEACMVHGIDADALTVFINNYLAEKTAKAE, via the coding sequence ATGGCACAGATTAATAAAGATATGATTATTCATGATATCATCCAGATTGATACTGATATAATACCAATCCTTCTTGACGCCGGAATGCATTGCGTGGGATGTCCATCGGCACAGGGAGAATCTCTTGAGGAAGCATGTATGGTACATGGTATCGATGCAGATGCGTTGACAGTATTTATCAATAACTATCTTGCTGAAAAGACAGCAAAAGCTGAATAA
- a CDS encoding lipopolysaccharide biosynthesis protein, whose translation MLTRLFIGKDINQAKNTFVWTALSGIVYSLQSLIFLIILTNIMGKSAAGLYSLGIMIANQMLTVGKYSVRNYQVSDINEKYTFDQYYTFRICTCAAAMLITIGWVIFGGYRGDEAVVIISLTVYKMAECMSDLFEGLYQQRFRFDISGRSQFTKDLIMIICYGGMLIITKDVVLSSVVLAVVSFVLIFVIDFPIAGKFAAIKWNFRWKVTKELFFACTALFVSSFLFIYIHNAPKYALTRISGNDTSILAEFNALFMPVFVVDLFAGFTMRMWLTRMAVYHNDGDYGSFKKTINKQFGVITGLTVLSMAGMFFLGGPVLTAIYGIDLYGHEWTNLLLMLSGGLVAVYTLYENVIIIYRKQNISIVINVVTAVVAAVIVTPLASWKGIYGATVGYVIANAVRAGGYYIVAKIFMIKGRKKV comes from the coding sequence ATGCTTACAAGACTATTTATAGGAAAAGATATTAATCAGGCAAAGAATACATTTGTGTGGACAGCTTTATCCGGAATAGTATACTCATTACAGTCGCTGATATTCCTTATTATTTTAACTAATATTATGGGAAAATCAGCGGCTGGATTATATTCACTGGGAATAATGATAGCTAACCAGATGCTTACGGTGGGTAAGTATTCAGTAAGAAATTATCAGGTGTCTGATATTAATGAAAAATATACATTTGACCAGTATTATACGTTCAGAATATGTACCTGTGCTGCGGCAATGCTTATTACCATAGGCTGGGTTATTTTTGGCGGATACAGAGGCGATGAAGCGGTAGTGATCATAAGTCTTACGGTATATAAGATGGCTGAATGTATGTCTGACTTGTTTGAAGGACTTTATCAACAGAGGTTTAGATTTGATATAAGCGGAAGAAGTCAGTTTACAAAAGACCTTATTATGATAATATGCTACGGCGGAATGTTAATTATTACAAAAGATGTTGTTTTGTCCTCTGTCGTGCTTGCAGTTGTATCATTTGTACTTATATTTGTAATCGATTTTCCGATTGCCGGGAAATTTGCAGCAATAAAATGGAATTTCAGATGGAAAGTGACAAAAGAACTGTTTTTTGCCTGTACGGCGTTGTTTGTAAGCTCTTTTTTGTTTATATATATTCATAATGCACCTAAGTATGCACTTACCCGTATTTCAGGAAATGATACTTCAATTCTTGCAGAGTTTAATGCATTGTTTATGCCCGTATTTGTGGTAGATTTATTTGCCGGATTTACAATGAGAATGTGGCTTACCAGGATGGCGGTATATCACAATGACGGAGATTACGGAAGCTTTAAGAAAACAATTAACAAGCAGTTTGGCGTGATTACGGGACTTACGGTATTGTCAATGGCGGGAATGTTTTTTCTTGGAGGCCCCGTTCTTACTGCTATATACGGAATTGACCTGTATGGTCATGAATGGACCAATCTTTTACTTATGTTATCGGGCGGACTTGTTGCCGTGTATACTTTGTACGAAAATGTAATAATTATATACAGAAAACAGAATATCAGCATTGTTATTAATGTTGTTACAGCGGTTGTTGCTGCGGTTATTGTTACGCCGCTTGCATCATGGAAGGGAATATATGGTGCGACTGTCGGATATGTAATTGCCAATGCGGTAAGAGCCGGAGGATATTACATTGTGGCTAAGATATTTATGATTAAAGGAAGAAAAAAGGTTTAG
- a CDS encoding calcium/sodium antiporter: protein MPLPVNILLLVVGFVLLMKGADVFVDGSSSLAGKLGIPQIVIGLTIVAFGTSAPEAAISITAGIKGSAELAVSNVVGSNILNVLLILGIASVITPLAVKKNTLFIEIPFVAVITIVLLVLGMNGYSLSRFDGIILTILFLIFMGYLVYISLKKKDEEEEEVKKLPTWLMILYIILGGAAIVGGSQLTVNSATAIAKYFGMSDRLIGLTIVALGTSLPELITSVTAACKHNADIAIGNIVGSNIFNILFVLGITALLTPVQYSKDFIVDNIMAVICMVMLFLCVILTKDKKLNRAGGILMLLSYAAYFVCFIVLQIKLV, encoded by the coding sequence ATGCCATTACCAGTCAATATTTTATTATTAGTTGTCGGTTTTGTACTTCTTATGAAAGGTGCGGACGTATTTGTTGATGGTTCTTCAAGTCTCGCAGGCAAGCTTGGCATTCCACAGATTGTAATCGGTCTTACAATTGTTGCTTTCGGAACAAGTGCTCCCGAAGCTGCCATAAGTATCACTGCAGGAATCAAGGGAAGTGCCGAACTTGCGGTAAGCAACGTAGTCGGAAGCAACATCCTTAATGTTCTCCTTATCCTTGGCATCGCTTCAGTTATCACACCGCTGGCAGTTAAAAAGAATACTCTTTTTATAGAAATTCCTTTTGTTGCCGTAATCACCATTGTACTACTTGTACTCGGCATGAATGGTTATTCCCTTTCAAGATTTGATGGAATAATTCTGACAATATTATTTTTAATATTTATGGGATATCTTGTATATATCTCTCTTAAGAAAAAGGATGAAGAAGAGGAAGAAGTCAAGAAATTACCTACATGGCTTATGATTCTTTACATAATTCTCGGTGGTGCCGCAATTGTAGGCGGAAGCCAGCTTACAGTTAATTCTGCTACCGCCATTGCAAAATATTTTGGCATGTCCGACCGTTTAATAGGTCTTACCATTGTTGCTTTGGGAACTTCACTTCCGGAACTTATCACATCCGTTACGGCAGCCTGCAAACACAATGCGGACATTGCAATAGGTAATATCGTAGGAAGCAATATTTTTAATATACTGTTTGTTCTTGGAATTACGGCGCTCTTAACACCTGTTCAGTATTCAAAAGATTTTATCGTAGACAACATAATGGCAGTAATCTGTATGGTGATGCTCTTCTTATGCGTAATCTTGACAAAAGACAAGAAACTAAACCGTGCAGGCGGTATCCTCATGTTACTTTCTTATGCCGCATATTTTGTATGTTTTATCGTATTACAGATAAAGCTGGTATAA
- a CDS encoding manganese efflux pump MntP family protein, with product MDLFTLILLAIGLSMDAFAVSICKGLAIKKITFRHMLIVGAWFGCFQAIMPMIGYFLGIQFAKFVNAFAPWIAFILLLLIGINMIRESFSKEEKEGGESDAIGFKTMLLMAIATSIDALAVGITFACIPVNIIQATALLNTVLAVIIIGVATFIISIAGVKIGNIFGNIYKNKSEFIGGVILILLGIKIIVEHYFF from the coding sequence ATGGATTTATTCACACTTATCCTACTGGCAATAGGTCTTTCTATGGATGCTTTCGCAGTATCTATATGCAAAGGTCTCGCAATTAAGAAAATCACATTCCGCCATATGCTTATTGTTGGTGCGTGGTTTGGCTGTTTTCAGGCAATAATGCCTATGATAGGATATTTTCTTGGCATACAGTTTGCAAAATTTGTTAACGCATTTGCCCCATGGATTGCATTTATTCTTTTGTTACTGATAGGAATTAATATGATTCGTGAATCATTTTCAAAAGAAGAAAAAGAAGGCGGAGAGTCTGACGCCATCGGCTTTAAGACAATGTTATTAATGGCTATAGCAACAAGCATAGATGCACTGGCTGTCGGAATCACATTTGCCTGTATCCCTGTTAACATAATTCAGGCCACAGCATTGCTTAATACAGTTCTGGCTGTTATTATTATAGGAGTAGCAACATTTATAATTTCCATTGCAGGTGTTAAAATCGGTAATATTTTCGGAAATATCTACAAAAACAAATCTGAATTTATCGGTGGGGTTATTCTTATTTTATTAGGTATCAAAATAATTGTTGAACACTATTTTTTCTAA
- the coaBC gene encoding bifunctional phosphopantothenoylcysteine decarboxylase/phosphopantothenate--cysteine ligase CoaBC, translating into MKDKKTVLLGITGGIAAYKMADVASALVKSGCNVRVIMTENATKFISPMVFETLTSSKCLVDTFDRDFEFDVKHISLAKEADVVLIAPATANVIGKMANGIADDMLTTTVLACKCTKIVAPAMNTNMYENPVVRDNIAKLMMYGFEIIPAASGHLACGDSGKGKLPDKNTLIEYILRALNGKKDLIGKRILITAGPTREALDPVRYITNHSSGKMGYALARAAAFRGADVTLISGPVSLPKPLFTKVIDVISAEDMFNAVKDNYENQNIIIKAAAVADYTPVSVADNKIKKSDSDMSIPLKRTTDILKFLGENKKPGQFICGFSMETENMLDNSRKKLEKKNADMIVANSLVTGGAGFGTDTNIVTLITKDNIKEYDIMSKEKVADTILDAIINGF; encoded by the coding sequence ATGAAAGATAAGAAAACCGTCCTTTTAGGAATAACCGGAGGGATTGCTGCATACAAGATGGCTGATGTAGCAAGTGCTCTTGTGAAATCAGGCTGCAATGTCCGTGTGATAATGACTGAAAATGCCACAAAATTCATAAGTCCTATGGTATTCGAGACGCTTACTTCAAGCAAATGCCTTGTGGATACTTTCGACCGTGACTTTGAATTTGACGTAAAGCACATTTCACTTGCAAAAGAAGCCGATGTGGTTTTAATTGCTCCCGCTACTGCCAATGTAATCGGAAAAATGGCTAACGGAATCGCAGACGATATGCTTACCACAACTGTTCTTGCCTGCAAATGCACAAAAATAGTTGCTCCTGCAATGAACACCAATATGTACGAAAACCCTGTTGTAAGGGACAACATCGCCAAACTCATGATGTATGGTTTTGAAATTATTCCTGCCGCAAGCGGTCACCTTGCCTGCGGGGACAGCGGTAAAGGCAAGCTTCCGGATAAAAATACACTTATTGAATATATTTTAAGGGCTCTTAATGGTAAAAAAGACCTTATAGGAAAACGCATTCTTATTACGGCAGGTCCTACGAGGGAAGCCCTTGACCCGGTAAGGTATATTACCAACCACTCCAGCGGTAAAATGGGTTATGCACTTGCAAGAGCCGCCGCATTCCGTGGAGCTGATGTAACACTGATATCAGGTCCTGTTTCCCTTCCAAAGCCACTATTTACCAAAGTAATTGATGTTATCTCTGCCGAAGATATGTTTAATGCAGTAAAAGATAATTACGAAAACCAGAACATAATAATCAAAGCTGCGGCTGTTGCCGACTACACTCCCGTATCGGTTGCAGACAACAAAATCAAAAAATCCGACAGCGATATGTCCATTCCATTAAAGCGTACTACTGATATCCTGAAATTTCTCGGTGAAAACAAGAAACCGGGACAGTTTATATGCGGCTTTTCCATGGAAACAGAAAATATGCTTGATAATTCAAGGAAAAAACTTGAAAAGAAAAACGCAGATATGATTGTTGCCAACAGTCTTGTTACAGGCGGTGCCGGATTCGGTACAGACACCAATATAGTAACTTTGATTACCAAAGATAATATTAAAGAATATGATATTATGTCAAAAGAGAAAGTGGCAGACACTATTCTGGACGCGATTATAAACGGATTTTAA
- a CDS encoding 3-deoxy-7-phosphoheptulonate synthase — protein sequence MNYFKKLPEPEVLKEEFPMTPELTAIKSERDREIRKVFTGESDKFLVIVGPCSADREDAVLEYVERLARVNEKTKDKLIIIPRVYTNKPRTTGEGYKGMLHQPDPNKESDLYAGIASIRKLHIDVIKESGLTSADEMLYPENRSYLDDVLSYEAIGARSVENQQHRLTASGMDIPVGMKNPTSGDFGVMINSVIAAQSSHEFIYRGYSVSTSGNDLAHVILRGGVNKYGICIPNYHYEDLERLHEIYASKDLKNPAAIIDANHSNSNKQFKQQIRITSEVLHSRRYNPEFKKLVKGVMIESYLEEGNQKICKDMIYGKSITDPCLGWDDTENLIYKIADEC from the coding sequence ATGAATTATTTTAAAAAGCTTCCGGAACCTGAAGTTCTTAAAGAAGAATTTCCTATGACACCGGAGCTTACAGCAATCAAATCAGAAAGAGACCGTGAAATCCGTAAGGTTTTTACAGGTGAAAGTGATAAATTTCTTGTAATCGTAGGTCCATGTTCCGCTGACCGTGAAGATGCCGTTCTTGAATATGTTGAGCGTCTTGCAAGGGTCAACGAAAAGACTAAGGACAAGCTGATTATTATTCCCCGTGTATACACTAACAAGCCAAGAACCACAGGTGAAGGTTATAAGGGTATGCTTCATCAGCCTGACCCTAACAAAGAGTCTGACCTTTATGCAGGAATTGCATCTATCCGAAAACTTCATATAGATGTTATCAAAGAAAGCGGTCTTACATCAGCAGATGAGATGCTTTATCCTGAGAACAGGAGCTACCTTGACGATGTTTTATCGTATGAAGCAATCGGTGCCCGTTCCGTTGAAAACCAGCAGCACCGTCTTACCGCCAGCGGCATGGATATCCCTGTGGGAATGAAGAATCCTACAAGCGGAGATTTTGGCGTTATGATTAATTCAGTAATTGCTGCACAAAGTTCCCACGAATTTATTTACAGAGGATACAGTGTAAGCACATCAGGCAATGACCTTGCACATGTTATACTTCGTGGCGGTGTCAACAAATATGGAATATGTATTCCTAATTACCATTATGAAGACCTTGAAAGACTTCATGAAATATACGCTTCCAAAGACCTTAAGAATCCTGCTGCAATAATCGATGCTAACCATTCTAACTCTAACAAGCAGTTTAAACAGCAGATCCGTATAACAAGCGAAGTTCTTCACAGCAGAAGATATAATCCTGAATTCAAAAAATTAGTAAAAGGCGTAATGATTGAAAGCTACCTTGAAGAAGGTAATCAGAAAATCTGCAAGGACATGATTTATGGTAAATCAATTACGGATCCATGCCTCGGATGGGATGACACCGAAAACCTTATTTACAAAATAGCTGATGAATGTTAA
- the dnaK gene encoding molecular chaperone DnaK, translated as MGKIIGIDLGTTNSCVAVMEGGQPTVIVNSEGTRTTPSVVAFTKKGERLVGEPAKRQAVTNPERTVSSIKREMGSGYKVKIDKKNYSPQEISAFILMKLKKDAEDYLGQRVTEAVITVPAYFSDAQRQATKDAGRIAGLKVERIINEPTAAALAYGLDNGEAQKILVYDLGGGTFDVSVIEIGDKVIEVLATSGDNHLGGDDFDKRLSDYIVSEFKRTEGIDLGKDKVALQRITEEAEKAKKELSSAQTVNINLPFITTTKAGPVHLDMNITRAKFNELTSDLVERTTGPVITALNDAGITKGELNKVLLVGGSTRIPAVQDKVRQLTGLEPSKNMNPDECVALGASIQGGKLAGDSGNASELLLLDVTPLTLSIETVGGIATHLIEKNSTIPCRKSQVFSTAMSGQTNVEIKVLQGERQFARDNKLLGTFRLNGIRRAPAGVPQIEVTFDIDANGIVHVSAKDLDTGREQSITITAGSNLSETEIERAMRDAAEYAEADSTRMDAFEAINESKQLINDAQAKLKTEKKTIDKMRKNQINQDIYNLGRLIRKAKPEKMTITETVEIKNAMDRLKQSAGL; from the coding sequence ATGGGCAAGATTATTGGAATTGATTTAGGAACTACTAACAGTTGTGTTGCGGTAATGGAGGGCGGACAGCCTACGGTTATCGTTAATTCCGAGGGAACAAGGACAACACCAAGCGTGGTTGCTTTTACCAAAAAAGGAGAGAGACTGGTGGGAGAACCTGCGAAGCGTCAGGCAGTCACAAATCCTGAAAGAACTGTTTCTTCCATTAAGAGAGAGATGGGCTCCGGCTATAAAGTTAAGATTGACAAAAAGAATTATTCGCCTCAGGAGATATCGGCTTTTATCCTTATGAAATTAAAAAAGGATGCCGAGGATTATCTGGGACAGCGTGTAACGGAAGCGGTAATTACCGTACCGGCATATTTCAGCGATGCACAACGTCAGGCGACCAAGGATGCAGGAAGAATAGCAGGACTTAAAGTGGAACGAATTATTAATGAGCCTACGGCAGCAGCTCTTGCGTACGGCCTTGATAACGGTGAAGCACAGAAAATCCTGGTATATGACCTTGGCGGCGGTACTTTCGATGTTTCAGTAATTGAAATCGGTGATAAGGTTATTGAGGTGCTTGCAACCTCAGGGGATAACCATCTCGGCGGTGATGATTTTGATAAACGTCTTTCGGACTATATTGTTTCGGAGTTTAAGAGAACAGAAGGAATAGACCTTGGTAAAGATAAAGTCGCACTTCAGAGAATAACTGAAGAAGCCGAGAAAGCCAAGAAAGAGCTTTCATCGGCACAGACAGTTAATATTAACCTGCCTTTTATTACAACCACCAAAGCGGGTCCCGTTCATCTTGATATGAATATTACGAGGGCAAAATTTAACGAGCTGACATCGGACCTTGTGGAGAGAACAACAGGCCCTGTAATTACGGCACTTAACGATGCAGGAATTACAAAGGGCGAACTTAATAAGGTACTTCTTGTAGGCGGTTCTACAAGAATACCTGCGGTTCAGGATAAAGTAAGACAGCTTACGGGGCTTGAGCCAAGCAAAAATATGAATCCTGACGAGTGTGTTGCACTCGGAGCATCAATACAGGGTGGCAAGCTTGCGGGAGATTCAGGTAATGCGTCCGAACTTCTTTTGCTTGACGTAACTCCTCTTACGCTCTCAATAGAGACAGTGGGAGGAATTGCCACACACCTTATAGAGAAAAACTCTACGATTCCATGCAGAAAAAGCCAGGTATTTTCTACTGCAATGAGCGGACAGACCAATGTTGAAATCAAGGTTTTACAGGGCGAACGACAGTTTGCGAGGGATAACAAGCTTCTTGGAACCTTCCGTCTTAACGGAATAAGAAGAGCACCGGCCGGAGTTCCGCAGATAGAGGTAACTTTCGATATTGATGCAAACGGTATTGTGCATGTATCGGCTAAGGACCTTGATACGGGACGGGAACAGAGCATTACGATTACCGCAGGCTCTAATCTTTCGGAAACTGAAATTGAACGTGCCATGCGGGACGCTGCGGAATATGCGGAAGCCGACAGTACGAGAATGGATGCTTTTGAAGCCATTAATGAGTCAAAACAGCTTATTAATGATGCACAGGCTAAGTTAAAGACTGAGAAAAAGACAATTGATAAAATGAGAAAGAATCAGATTAATCAGGATATATATAATCTTGGTCGTCTTATCAGAAAAGCCAAGCCTGAGAAAATGACAATTACGGAAACTGTAGAAATTAAAAATGCAATGGACAGACTTAAGCAGTCTGCCGGATTATAA
- the deoC gene encoding deoxyribose-phosphate aldolase translates to MDIKELLARCDHTLLAVTAEESEIETLCDEAVKYGCASVCIPPSYVKKASAYLKGKGSSLAVCTVIGFPNGYNTTKVKVYETEQAVLDGASEIDMVINLGWVKDGKYYDVLNEIKAVKEACHGRVLKVIIETCLLEDAEKITLCKIVTEAGAKFIKTSTGFQAGGATPSDVALLKANVGRGVEVKAAGGISTLDDADLFLKLGASRLGTSKVVKLFEKMENK, encoded by the coding sequence ATGGATATTAAAGAATTATTGGCGAGGTGCGACCATACACTGCTTGCCGTAACAGCTGAGGAGTCTGAAATCGAGACGTTATGCGATGAGGCGGTTAAGTACGGATGTGCGTCCGTGTGTATACCTCCGTCTTATGTAAAAAAAGCCTCGGCTTACCTTAAAGGCAAAGGTTCTTCCCTGGCAGTATGTACGGTTATAGGATTTCCTAACGGCTACAATACAACCAAAGTCAAGGTATATGAGACAGAACAGGCAGTACTTGACGGAGCTTCAGAAATAGATATGGTAATCAATCTCGGCTGGGTAAAAGACGGTAAGTATTATGATGTATTGAATGAAATTAAGGCTGTGAAAGAAGCATGTCACGGAAGAGTTTTGAAGGTAATTATAGAAACATGTCTTTTAGAGGACGCGGAAAAGATTACACTTTGTAAAATAGTTACCGAGGCAGGTGCAAAGTTCATTAAGACTTCAACGGGATTCCAGGCAGGGGGCGCAACGCCTTCGGATGTGGCACTTCTTAAAGCCAACGTAGGACGAGGCGTGGAGGTTAAAGCGGCAGGCGGAATTTCCACCCTTGACGATGCAGACCTTTTCCTTAAGCTTGGAGCGTCAAGACTTGGCACAAGCAAGGTTGTTAAATTATTTGAAAAAATGGAGAACAAGTAA
- a CDS encoding DUF6056 family protein encodes MKSKQYVYVITIIFILSLIPLYIIGKYNHPSVDDYYYGVETAKVYRDTGSVSQVISTSFDEMKNTYNDWQGNFAAIFLMRLQPAVFGESAYVLSSVILISAFVAAMLAFIYNFLRKWFDAGRQASIITALAVTFCAMQFTIMPSDSFYWYNGSVYYTFFFSLALFLLTLVTVMIKSKAMPARIIAGIFAVPLAFIIGGGNYATSLVTVLILITLVILMIVKKNKSVIPLVLITCSIGVSFALSILAPGNAIRQEAVGGSHGVIKSIICSFAYGGYSIASSTLAPVLILFIMLIPLLYRIAKRSSLSFKHPVLMLLFTFCLFCSQGTPVFYAQGLRMPYRMMNIINFSYYIFMIFNLVYMLGYIGKKYGDSLVLCKFARFFEMKHERFVFIMSCTIIFAISCVGLCKVSEGENGGADFSNMPLSVSATYSLINGDAKQYDKECRERAEYLSDTEEKGVTLAPLSVTPAPIFHTDITADPLHWKNAHLALFYGKDWVKLSNK; translated from the coding sequence ATGAAATCAAAACAATATGTTTATGTTATTACAATAATTTTTATATTATCACTTATTCCCCTTTATATCATAGGTAAATATAACCATCCGAGTGTGGATGACTATTATTACGGCGTGGAAACTGCCAAAGTTTACCGTGATACAGGTTCTGTTTCCCAGGTTATATCTACATCTTTTGACGAAATGAAAAATACCTACAATGACTGGCAGGGCAATTTTGCCGCTATTTTCCTTATGCGCCTGCAGCCTGCCGTATTCGGTGAATCCGCCTATGTATTATCATCTGTTATACTTATAAGCGCATTTGTTGCCGCCATGCTTGCATTCATATATAATTTTTTAAGAAAATGGTTTGATGCCGGCAGACAGGCTTCCATAATCACGGCTCTTGCCGTTACTTTCTGTGCAATGCAGTTTACCATTATGCCTTCGGATTCTTTCTATTGGTATAACGGTTCTGTTTATTATACATTTTTCTTTTCATTGGCTTTATTTTTACTGACGCTCGTAACGGTTATGATTAAAAGCAAAGCTATGCCTGCCAGAATTATTGCGGGTATTTTCGCAGTTCCTTTAGCTTTCATAATCGGTGGCGGTAACTACGCAACATCCCTTGTTACGGTTCTTATATTAATAACCCTTGTTATACTTATGATTGTTAAGAAAAATAAAAGTGTCATCCCTCTTGTACTGATTACATGTTCAATAGGAGTGTCCTTTGCCCTGAGCATCCTTGCCCCTGGTAATGCAATCCGTCAGGAGGCCGTGGGTGGCAGTCATGGTGTAATTAAGTCCATTATCTGTTCTTTCGCCTACGGTGGATACAGTATTGCAAGCTCGACTTTGGCACCTGTGCTTATACTTTTTATAATGTTAATACCTTTGCTTTACAGAATCGCCAAAAGAAGTTCTCTTTCTTTTAAACATCCCGTACTTATGCTTTTGTTTACATTCTGTCTTTTCTGTTCACAGGGCACTCCTGTATTCTATGCACAGGGATTAAGGATGCCTTACAGAATGATGAACATTATTAATTTCAGCTATTATATCTTTATGATTTTCAATCTGGTATACATGCTTGGATATATAGGTAAAAAATACGGGGATTCCCTGGTTCTTTGCAAATTTGCGAGATTTTTTGAGATGAAGCACGAACGTTTTGTATTTATTATGTCCTGCACTATTATTTTTGCAATTTCCTGCGTAGGCCTATGCAAAGTGTCGGAGGGAGAAAACGGCGGTGCCGATTTTTCCAATATGCCACTTTCCGTAAGTGCCACATATTCCCTTATTAATGGGGATGCAAAACAATATGATAAGGAATGCAGGGAGCGTGCGGAGTACCTTTCCGACACAGAAGAAAAAGGAGTAACCTTAGCTCCGCTTTCAGTTACTCCTGCACCTATTTTCCATACGGACATTACAGCAGACCCTCTTCACTGGAAAAATGCACATCTGGCACTTTTCTATGGTAAGGACTGGGTAAAACTCAGTAATAAATAG
- a CDS encoding glycosyltransferase family 2 protein, with amino-acid sequence MAKILYLVIPCYNEEEVLADTAGKLDKKMKELMAEGLIDVKSRIIFVNDGSMDLTWKIIEDLHNKDTLFGGINLTRNRGHQNALLAGLMTVKDDADIVISLDADLQDDINVFDEMLRKNNEGYDVIYGVRNDRKKDSFFKRHTAQMFYKLTNKLGGDLIYNHADFRLMSRRALEGLAQFEEVNLFLRGIVPLIGYPSTIVEYERKERLAGKSKYPLRKMMSFAIEGITSLSIKPMRFVTGMGIFVFLVSIAMMIYAFVSYFTGRVVAGWTSILISVWAIGGMVLLGLGIVGSYIGKIYLETKKRPRYIVEKYINERE; translated from the coding sequence ATGGCGAAAATACTTTACCTTGTAATACCATGTTACAATGAAGAAGAAGTCTTAGCTGACACGGCGGGCAAACTTGATAAAAAAATGAAAGAACTTATGGCAGAAGGGCTTATTGACGTAAAAAGCAGGATAATTTTTGTTAATGACGGTTCAATGGATCTGACATGGAAAATAATTGAAGATTTACACAATAAAGATACCTTGTTTGGCGGAATTAACCTTACGAGAAACAGGGGACACCAGAATGCACTTTTAGCCGGACTTATGACTGTTAAGGATGACGCGGATATAGTTATATCCCTTGATGCGGATTTACAGGACGATATAAATGTTTTTGATGAAATGCTCAGGAAAAATAACGAGGGTTATGATGTCATATATGGTGTGAGAAATGACAGAAAAAAAGATTCTTTTTTCAAAAGACATACGGCGCAGATGTTTTATAAATTAACCAACAAATTAGGCGGGGACCTGATATACAATCATGCGGATTTCAGGCTTATGAGCAGAAGAGCCCTTGAGGGACTGGCACAGTTTGAAGAGGTCAATCTTTTCTTAAGAGGAATAGTACCATTAATCGGGTATCCATCGACGATTGTTGAATATGAGAGAAAAGAAAGACTTGCGGGAAAAAGCAAATATCCGCTCAGGAAAATGATGAGCTTTGCCATTGAGGGAATAACCTCACTAAGCATTAAACCCATGAGATTTGTAACGGGAATGGGCATATTTGTTTTTCTTGTGAGCATTGCCATGATGATTTACGCATTCGTAAGTTATTTTACCGGCAGAGTTGTTGCCGGATGGACTTCCATACTTATTTCGGTGTGGGCAATCGGCGGAATGGTGCTTCTGGGACTTGGCATTGTAGGTTCATATATTGGAAAAATATATCTTGAGACCAAGAAAAGACCACGTTATATAGTAGAAAAATACATCAATGAAAGAGAGTAG